A single window of Streptomyces cathayae DNA harbors:
- a CDS encoding SAVED domain-containing protein — protein sequence MPPGTTSIAVTGSLRLAPAFVVGAAFRMVTGVDLAVAQRGQVWSSAAEYDAVLAPDVDEHALGLGPDLAVAIGVAVDPTEDVLDFLREQQIPVSRLLVLRPPGGAKDNAIPDAATASALAVGIRGLLRRACRTHPAIHLFQAARWAWLCCWAIGGTACDPPLCMRTSTDSRCMRRRSSSTRKPCPLTPRCPTPAAGPRRRRRPAPIPRSTVHPRP from the coding sequence ATGCCGCCGGGCACGACCTCCATCGCCGTCACCGGCAGCCTGCGTCTCGCACCCGCGTTTGTGGTCGGCGCGGCTTTCCGCATGGTGACCGGAGTCGATTTGGCCGTGGCCCAGCGCGGACAGGTCTGGTCGTCCGCTGCCGAGTACGACGCTGTGCTGGCCCCGGATGTTGATGAGCACGCTCTCGGTCTCGGACCGGACCTCGCCGTGGCCATAGGCGTCGCTGTCGACCCCACCGAGGACGTGCTGGACTTTCTGCGGGAGCAGCAGATACCCGTCTCCCGTCTGCTGGTGCTGCGCCCACCCGGCGGCGCGAAGGACAACGCGATCCCGGATGCGGCCACGGCCAGCGCACTGGCCGTCGGAATCCGGGGCCTGCTGCGTCGTGCCTGCCGCACACATCCAGCGATCCACCTGTTCCAGGCCGCCCGATGGGCCTGGCTCTGCTGCTGGGCAATCGGTGGAACCGCTTGCGACCCACCACTGTGTATGAGGACGTCAACGGACAGCAGGTGTATGAGAAGGCGTTCGTCGTCGACGCGTAAACCCTGCCCGCTCACGCCTCGGTGTCCAACACCCGCAGCCGGGCCTCGGCGTCGGCGACGACCAGCCCCGATTCCTCGGTCAACTGTCCATCCGCGTCCGTGA